In Segatella copri, the DNA window AGAGGGTCTCCTTCTTTACGGTTCTGCTTGTAACCTGACACGAGGTCGTATCCCTCTTTCTTAATCATCTGGTAGAGTCCCGGAATCTCGTCTGGAGAATCCTGCAGATCGGCATCCATGGTGATGACAACATCGCCCTGTGCTTCTTTGAAACCACAGAAGAGAGCTGGGCTCTTTCCATAGTTTCTGCGGAATTTGATACCCTTTACTTGCTCATTCTTCTCAGCAAGTTCTTCTATGACGTTCCATGAACGGTCGGTAGAACCGTCGTTCACAAAGATGACTTCATAAGTAAAATCGTTTGAGTCCATTACTCGCTTTATCCAGGCGAAGAGCTCTGGTAACGACTCTTCCTCATTGAAAAGAGGAATTATTACTGAAATATCCATTATCTTGTATTTATCTGTTTGTTTCTTATTTATTGTTATTTTGTATGCTGTTGTTTATCCTTCTTTGCCATTACAGCAGCAATAATCGGACTGAGTACAGCACCTGCTACCAGGTCGGTAATCATAAACATGGAAGCCCAGGCTATCGGTTTCATCATACTGACGGCATCAAGAAGGGCTTTAGATTCCCCTGCAGTTAACTGATACGCTTGTGCTACAATCTGATAGTTGGTTTGCAGTTGGTTCATGAATAGCCCCGTATCCATAAAACGGAACCAAAGATATTGCACAAGGGTAAGCAGAAGGGTTGCATTGAAGAATGTTTGGATGCAATAGTAGAATGCATGACGGAAAGAGATATGTCCGTCTCTTGCATAGTCACGGAATGCCTTCAGTCGCTTGGCCACAACAAATGGGGTTGCTATGATGAGAATGTTGGAAATGAATCCCAGCATCTGGTATTGCGGGTCTACTGCCAGCATGGTACATACGAAACTGACAATCCAGACAGCTCCGAGGATGGCACCATCTTGCCGGGCGAATGCTTTGGTTTGTCTTATCTTGCCTGTGTCGATGATAATCGTTTTAACCTTATGCATTTGTTGGCTTGTCTTCTTTTCTTCCTGATTCTCGTTATTTTCTGTATTCATTGTTTTTATTGTATTTCTACGGATGTAACATATCAATTTGCAAAAATACAACTTTTTTATTATATAAGGTGTAAAGGGTGGAAATATTTATATATAATTAAAGATAAATCCTCGTGAAATAGAGGTTTCAACTGTAATGTTATGCAATATAGAAGTAAAATGTATGTAAATAAAAAAAGGAACCTTCTAAAAGAAGATTCCTTTTTGAGCCTCTTGTCGGATTCGAACCAACGACCCCGAGATTACAAATCACGTGCTCTGGCCAACTGAGCTAAAGAGGCGGGTGGACAAGCGATTCATATCGCACCGCTACAACCAAGTACCCTTGCTATGTTCCCATCCTGGGGGATTCCGAGGGAGCTGGTCGTATGAGACTTGTCCGTCTCAATTTTTAAGCGGGTGCAAAGGTACGGTTTTTCTTTGAACCCGCCAAATGTTTTGCCAAAAAACTTCAGCTGTTTAACGTTTGTTTGCTAAAAATCAACTACCGTAATGCCTGATCCGCCAAATTGTACGTGTTCATCTGCATAATGGGTCACATTAGGCACACTACTCAGATATTGGCGAATGAGCTGTCTTAGGATGCCATTTCCCTTTCCGTGAAGGATTCTGACTCGTGGCATTCCTACCAGGATAGCATCATCGATGAAGTATTGTACCGCATTAAGTGCTTCATCGCCTCGCATTCCGCGAACGTCCAGATCCTGGTGGAAGTTGGATTTATGAGAGTCAATGGTCTTTCTGGTTTCCTTACTGATACCGTATGAAGCCAGATTTTCCTTGCGCTCTTCTGTCTTGTCTGCATTTTCAACAGGAGTTGTGGCATGCTCCAGACGGTTCAGGCGCATCTTGGTTCTCATTCCTCCAAATACGGCAGTTGCTGTATCTCCAGTAATGTTTTCTATCTTTCCGACAGTAGTCAGTCCCTTGATGCGCACCGTATCACCAATCTGAATTTCGCGTTTACTATCTGCTTGAGTCTTGTTCTGTGCATTCCTCAGTGCTGCTGCAGCCTTTTCCTGATTCTCTTTCTTTTCAGCCTGGCGCTTGGCATGGCGCTCTTTGCGTTGTTGAATCTGGGCTATCTTGCGGGCAATTTTGTCATCGGTCTCCTTGGTATCAATTTCCTGAACCTCTTGCTTGAAGGTATCAAGTTCCTGACGGATACGGCGGGTTTCTTCTTTTTCAGCCTGGCTTTCTTTGATTTCCCGGATGGCGTTTTCGATTCTCTTGTTACTTTCTTTCAGAAGTTCTGCGGCTTCTTCTTTTGCCTTTTTGAGAATAGCCTTTCTGCTTCGCTCAATATCCTCTATGTCGTTTTCGTACTTGGAGATTGTTTTCTCCATGTCTTTTTCACGCTGATGGATATTCTGACGTTTGTTTTCCCAATATCGCTTGTCACGAACTATATCCTGAAGATACTTGTCGCTTTGAATGTATTCAGAACCAACGATATCTGATGCTTCCTTGATTACTTCTTCGGGTAATCCTATCTTTCTTGCAATTTCAATCGCAAAGGAAGAACCTGGTCTGCCGATAGCTAATTGGAAGAGGGCTTTCATCTCATGGCGATCGTAGAGCATGGCGCCGTTAACCACTCCTTCATGGCTGTCGGCAAAATGCTTCAGGTTCTGATAGTGGGTGGTAATCACACCATAAGCTTGCTGCTTGCAGAACTTGTCGAGTACAGCTTCGGCGATAGCACCTCCGATTCCTGGCTCTGTACCTGTACCAAACTCATCTATCAGAATGATGGTCTCGCCATTGGCTGCCTTCATCATATTCTTCATGTTCAGAAGATGAGATGAGTAGGTACTCAAGTCGTTCTCCAGACTCTGTTCGTCACCGATATCAATCATGATGTTTTGGAAAACACCTGTCTTTGAACGCTCACTTACAGGGATGCTCAAACCGCATTGCAGCATATACTGTAATAATCCGACGGTTTTCAGACAGACAGATTTGCCGCCTGCATTTGGACCGGAGATGATAAGAATGCGTTTGTCCTGTGTAAGCATGATATCCAACGGAACTACTTTCTCGTTTTTTTTCTGTAGAGATAGCTGCAATAATGGGTGTATCGCACGGGTCCAGTCTATGTGTGGGTGGTCTTCTACCTCGGGTTCTATGGCTTTGAAGATATCAGCCAGTTTTTGCTTGGCTTGTATCAGGTCAATGATGGCAAGAAAACGGTAACTGTCCAGAATTTCCTTGGAATATGGGCGTACCTTGTTGGTGAAGTCGGTGAGGATGCGGATGATTTCTTTTCTCTCTTCACCCTCCAGTTCACGTACACGGTTGTTAGCCTCTACCACCTCGGTAGGTTCTATAAAGACTGTTTTACCTGTGGCACTCTCATCGTGTACGATACCTTTGATTTTACGCTTCAGAGTAGGGATGACGGGAATAACCAGTCTGCCGTCACGCAGGGTAGGGGTAACATCTTTTTCTACGATGCCTTCACTTTGTGCCGAGCGCAATATACTATATAAGGTACGTGAGATGCTGCCCTCTGTCTTTGCCAGTTCTCTGCGAATCTGAAGAAGTTCAGGGGTTGCATTATCTCTTATCTTGCCGAATTTGTCAAGTATCTGGTCGATGCGCTGAATCAGTTGTGGAAAAGTAACTACATCCTGTGAAAGGCGATGTAGGGCTGGGTAGGGATATTTTTTCTCTCTTTTCCATCCGTCTTCCGGCTCGTCATCGTCATCGCTGTGATTCAGTATCTTTACCATATCAGCTATGGTAGACAGTGAGCGTCTCAAGTCAAACAGCTCGTCCTCCTCCAAGTGACTGTTTTCTACACGGATACGGAGGATGCTCTCCCTTACATCATAGAAATATTGTAGGGGAAAGTCTTCTACTTCCTCCATCAGTCTGCGGAACTCACGCACCTGCATGAGCCATTCGTTAACTTGTTCTGCATCGCTGCTGAATGCCATCTTGTCTACCTGTTCCTTTCCGAGTGGAGAGAGGCATCTTTCGCGCAGCATCTTGCGGATTTCATTGAATCCTATCTTATTTTCAAAATTATCTGGATATATCATGGGTGCAAAGGTAGTGCAAATCGAAGACAATACAAAATAAAAAAGCATTTTTTTATTTTTATTGTTGAGATTCGGCCTGTCTTATTAGAATGTAGTGTATTTTCCTCTACCAAATGTTTGAACTGTTAAGTGTATTCTGGGCATTTCCGGGTGTAAGTTTCTGCTTAATTAAGGCAAGATATTCCGTCCATTTTGCATCTGTTCTTCTGTTCCAGACGTCGCCTAAAAAAGCAATTCCGCCAAAGTTCCATGCTCTCAATTGTGGAATATATTCAGGGGTGACACCTCCCAATGCAACTACTCGCTCATTGATGATTCCATTGATGCCTGCTTCCTCTAAGTCTTTGTTAGAGAAGGAATGTTTATAGCCTTTCTTTGAAATGCTGTCAAAGATTGGACTGAGGAAAACATAATGGCAGGCAGGTTTAAGAATCGCGCTCTTTTCGTCTTTCGTCTTGGGTGATATAGTCTGGAGAGCTTGTTCTACTTCCTTAAAACTATGGCAGGATTGTGAGATGCTTCCTTGAAAGCCTTCTGGAATCTCGTGGTTTCTTCTGTTAAGATGAATACCATGAAGATGAAATTCCTGACAAAGTTCGAAGTGATCGTGTACTACGATCTTTTTATGCCATTTCTTGTCGATTTCCTGTATCAGTCGCTTACACTCCTCTATATTTGATTCTGGTTTGCGCAGATGTAGCAGGTCTATACCTGCTTTAAAGAGTTGGTTGATATAGGTTGATTCATTCTCTATAAAATCGGGCAGAGTGATTACTATCCATTTCATATTCGTTGTGACTTTATTTGTTTATATAAAGGTGTTGGCTGTTATTTGATAAACAGTGCCTTGGGTTCATAGAAATGATTCACCGGACCATGACCTTTTCCTATCTGTACATCTTTTCCTGCCAGAATTGCGCCTGAAAGATAGGTTTTTGCCATGGCGATAGCTGTATTCATATCCATTTCTCTTGCCAGATAAGAAGTGATGGCTGAGGATAGGGTACAACCTGTACCGTGGGTATTGCGTGTGTTTACGCTAATGCCTCGATAACTGGTAATAGGTTTTCCGTCTTCGAAGAGGTAATCAATCTTTTCTGCTCCCTGGAAATGGCCGCCTTTGATGAGTACATATTTACAGCCTAACTTACTGATGGCTAAAGCTGCGTTCTGGATGTCTTCCTTATTCTGTATCTTCATTCCTGCCAGTATCTCTGCTTCCGGGATGTTAGGTGTTAGCAGGGTAGCTAGTGGTAATAACTCCTGTATGAAAATGCTGAGAGCGTCCTCCTGCATGAGTCTGCAACCACTGGTGGAAACCATCACGGGGTCAATGATGAGATGCTGGTATTCCCCTTGGTATCTTTTCAGGGCTTCAGCAATAGCCTGGATAGTGGTACGGTCGTTCACCATACCTACTTTGATGGCATCTGGGTGGATGTCGTCCATCACAGCTTCTATCTGGCCCTTTACGATTTCGGGGTTGATGTCTTGGATGGCATAAACTCCCAGGGTGTTCTGTACGGTAATGGCTGTAATGGCCGATGCGGCATATACGCCTAGTGCTGACATTGTCTTGATGTCAGCTTGTACGCCGGCTCCTCCGCAACTGTCTGAGCCAGCTATTGTCATTGCTGTATAATATTTCATAATTCCTATTAACTTCTTGCTTTTCCTCTAAAACTGTTTCTTACCAGGGCTGATTCACAGGTCTCACAGAGATGTTCTGTGGCTTGATGGTGCTTGAAACCTTCTATCATGGCTTGGGCACGGGGTGAAGCCAGAATTTCTTCCAGCGATTGTTCAAGCAGGTTCCCAAGTGCAACATCTCCGTTGTGGTCCAAACAGCAGGGTACCAATGTTCCGTCTGCCAATACGCCTATCTGTTTGAGTAGGGCTTTACAGAAAACTTCTCTTTTTTCTTCTCTGATACCTGATTTCTGATTTTCTTTTATCATTTCCTTTTCTTCGATATGGTTATCAAAGTTGGGCCATTCGAATTTCCTGTCAAACTCCAGATAGAGATTATTGGCAAGTCTGTAACCGTCAGGTCGTTCTTTCCAGGGTTTGGGGACAAATTTTTCGATGTGCTCCATTACTTCTTCATTTTCCCGGTCTTTTCCTCCTTGGTTCCAAAGTCTGAGAACTATGCAGGTTCCTTTCTCTGCTGCTTGGGTTGAAAAAGTCATCACCTCGTTCATGTAACTGGCAAGCTCTCCCTTGGCATTACTCTCGTGTGAGTGGAGCGAGAGCTGTATTTTGTGGGGAAGTGTGTCAAGGAGATCCATAGCTTTGGGTAGCAGAGTACCGTTGGATGTAAGTACGGTTTTGAAACCTTTCTCTCTTGCCATATTGATAAACTCGGGTAGAAGAGGGTGTAGTAGAGGTTCGCCCATAATGTGGAAATATAGGAAACAGACCTTCCCGCGTATCTTGTCGGTGAGCAGGTCGAATTCCTCAGCACTCAACTGTCTTTTCTTCCTTGTATGTTTGGGACAGAAGTGGCAGTTGAGATTACATGTATTAGTGATTTCTATGTAACAGCGATCTATCATTGTCATGTCTTTTCTTGCATATAGCTTACTTTTTAGCAAAGTTACATGTTTTCTTTGATATGACCAAATAATATAGCATAATTTTGCATTTGAAGTCTTCTTGTCATGGATAGTGAATGAATATGAAGGAAATATACAAATACGAAAATAAAAAAAAGCCTTCTGAAATTTCTTTCAGAAGGCTCTTGCGGAGAGAGAGGGATTCGAACCCCCGGTACCTCTCGGTACGACGGTTTTCAAGACCGTTGTAATCGACCACTCTACCATCTCTCCATTGTTTTAGTCTGGATGACTATAGCTTGGTTTTCTTAAGCGGTTGCAAAGGTACTACTAATTTCTGGTTCCACCAAATTTTTCGCCAACTTTTTTTCATTTTTCTTCAAAAAAATGCGTTTTGGGGGGTAATAAGTGGCAAAATCGGCAAAAAACAGTGAGGTAAGGCTGAAAAAGACAATAAAAAAGGGCTACCGCCGTAGCCCCAATCTTGATAACCTTAAATCTAATACTATGAAAAACACACCGCAAAAATACGAAATAAATCTATTCGTTATGTCAAAAGAATAGAAAATCTTTATTTTGAAAGGGTGCTTTAATATTTTTTAAACCTTATAGGTAACCTTTCTGCTTAAACTCTTCCATCAGTGGCAAGGCTAAAATCTTGGCATCAGGATGTGGTGCACCGGTAGTACCTAATGCGCGAAGGTCGAAGAAATGTTTCCAGTCACTCACGAAAGCGGTATGAACCAGTTCTGTGTTGCAGTCCAATGGTAGGATGGCTCGTGCTTCCTGTGGTTTGCAACCTGCCTCTATCAGTTTCATGTAGGCATATTCGGCAGCCTGATTGGCGAATATCCAAGTTGTGAGTTTACTCCATTCTGCAGTTCTTCCTTCTGCAATGTCAGCACACATATCTTCTATTCGGTAGTCGCTGGGATCTTGTGAACCATCGAAGCCTTCTGCTTCTACCCATGTTGGCAGGTTGATGGTAATCTCGTTATCAAACTTATTCTTCGAATAGTTGCAGTATCGGGTACTCTGCTCTGCCATAGAGTTGGCACGATGACGGTTATATTCTCGGGTTATGGAAATCTGAGTAGTAAAATGAACGGTAATACGGAGTTCGTGCTTACCTTCTTCATAGTTGCTGAGGTATTTCAAATCATCCATCGCCTTGTTTTCTGCCAATACTCGGAGATTGGTTGTAATATAGTCTTTGCCGTCTAAAGTTTTCAGACGTGAGAACTTGTTGTGGGTATAAAGCGGCAACTCTCCATGTTTGCATACCAGATATACGGTTCCATGTTCCAGCATGGCAAAGTGTTCACTCTGCACCATCCGATCCACGAAAGGCTTGGCAGAATCCACAGTGGTATTATTCTCACTTTTATAGCATACTCTTCCTGCTCGTTCTATCTGCTGGTAGATACCGAGCTCACCTGGTTTCTGTAACCAGATTTCATACGATGGTCTTTGTATTTTCATTTCTTTTTGTTTTTTGTTCTGTCTGCAAAGGTACATTATTTTGTGCATACGGCAAAATAATTCATGCCTTTTTTCGTCTTATATATAATTAAGGTGTAATAATTAGTAAATATGGAGATAAAACCAATAGCATATTTTCGTTCTCCCTTCAGTAGCAAGTTTGGTATCCCCAAACAGGCTGGATTGGTAGCAGAACTGGAAGGACAGATCGTTTTTGAACCCGAATTTCGTAACCCTGATGCGCTGCGTGGCATTGAGGGCTTTGATTATCTTTGGCTGATTTGGGAATTTTCTGCCAATAGGCACAAAGCGCACAGTCCGGTTGTTCGTCCTCCTGTGTTGGGAGGCAATGAGAAAGTGGGTGTCTTTGCCACTCGAAGTCCTTTCCGTCCCAATAATATAGGTCTTTCATCGGTAAAAATTTCTCATATCGAATGGGAGACTCCTCATGGTCCTGTCATTCATGTTAAGGGAGCTGATCTTATGGACAAAACACCGATATTTGACATCAAGCCGTATGTGGTGTATGCCGATTCTCATCCTGGGGCAAGGAGCGGTTTTGTTGATGACCGCAAATGGCAGAAACTTGATGTAGAGATTTCTGAAGATGTAGACAGGTATCTGCGTCTGCAGGGATTGAATGCAGAAAAGATTGAAATATTGAAAGAGGTACTTGCCCAAGATCCCCGTCCGCATTACCAGAAAGACCCTCATAAGGTCTATGGAATGCCTTATGAGGGTCTTGATATTCATTTCACGGTTTGCAATCATACGCTTACTGTTGTCAAGTAGGCTTCTTGAATATGTTGAGTAGAAAATTTACTTTGCGAAACTTTCAAAACGTACGTTTTCCAACAGAATTTTGCAGGCAGCATCGATATTCTTGGCTTCCTTGGTGTAGAAGATATTGGAGTTTTTGATAGTGATATCGTGTACCATACCTTCTGCACCATGTGCTTCAATACCTGTTTCGCAACCTCGTACGTAGATGTTGCTCATGTGGATATCCTGAAAGTTTGGCAGGAATTCCTGCTTTACGGGAGTTGTCTGCTTCTGGGCACCTACATGGTTGTCAAAATAAGTGGTCTCAAAGGTGATGGCTGCATCCTTGATATCGGTCATGTAGATATGGTCGATATAGATGTTCTCTGATGTTCCACCTCTCTTCACTGCACTTTTAAAGCGTAAACCGGTATCTGTTCCCTGGAAAGTATTGTTGCGAACAACAATATTCTTCATGCCGCCAGAGAACTCGCTGCCGATAACAAAACCTCCATGGGCATGGTATACGGTGTTGTCCTGGATATTGATGTTTTCACAAGGACCTGCTGCCACACCTGCTGCGCCTGCGCCACCCTTCATGCAGATACCATCATCACCGGCATCAATCACATTGTTTACGATGAGTACATCCTTACAGCTGGAGATATCAATCGCATCACCATTTTGGGCATTCCAAGGACATTTTACGGTGATTCCGTCGATAATCACATTCTTGCATCGGGTAGGGATGATATGGAATTTAGGACTGTTCAGAAGTGTAACACCCTGTACGAGCACATTCTCACAACTGGTGAATCTGATCATGTGTGTTCGGGTTTTCTCCTGTGTATCCATATTCTCTGCCACGTTAGGTTGATGTTTCAGATTGAATGGATACCAGATGTCACCCTTCTCATTCAGTGTTCCGCCCATAGCCTGGAATTCTTTCCATTCTACGTCACTAACCTTACTGCGCTTTACCGGTCTCCACCATTCTCCGTTTCCGTCAATGGTGCCCTCGCCTGTGATAGAAATGTTTTTTCTCTTGCTGGCATTGATGGCTGGAGTTGCACGGTTTTCTTTCTTACCCGTAGTCTTGTCTATCTTGAAATGGTCGTTCTTGTCTTCTGAAAGAACGATGATGGCATTCTTTTCCAGATGCAGGTCAATATTGTCCTTCAGTGAGATGAGACCGGTAAGGTAGATACCTGCAGGCACATTAAGATGACCGCCGCCCATTTTGTTCAGTTTGCTGATGGCTTTGGCAAATGCCTGGGTATTCATGGTGAGTCCGTCACCATTACCGCCACATTCCAAGATACTGACATGATTGTCTGGGATGCTAGGCAATGTTGGTTGCTGCATCTGAACTGGTAAGTTCTGATAATACTTACTGTAATCTTTTGCTTTGGCTGTAACAAAAGAGAAACAGACCAATAAAGCTATTAAAATCTTCTTCATAAGCTTTTTAAGTTTAGTTTGTTTAATAAATTCTATACTTTGTCTTGTTTGTAATATCTGTTACCTTAAGGTGTGGATATAAAAAAAAGACGGCCCTAACCACAGTTAGTAACCGCCTTTTATGAAAGGAGGAGTGGTACCACCAGGAATCGAACCGGGGACACAAGGATTTTCAGTCCTTTGCTCTACCAACTGAGCTATGGCACCATCTTGCTTTTTGCGGTTGCAAAGGTACAATAAATATTTTAATTGAGCAAGAGAAAACGAAATATTTTCTCTTGCTTAATGTTTATTAACTAAATATCCCCTTGCTTGAAATTAATCTTTCAGCGGATTCCAACCTTGTGCTTTCAGTTCAAATTCCTGTCCGTCTCTGGTAATGAGGAACTTGCCCAGATTTTCTTTGGTGATGTAGCCAATCTGCCTTACACCCTCCATAGCCTCAATCTTCTCGTGGTCACCGATAGGTACGGTAAAGAGAAGTTCATAATCTTCGCCACCATTCATAGCACAGGTGGTAAGGTTCATATTGAATTCTTCTGCCTGCACGGCTGTCTGGTAGTCGATAGGTATGTTCTTCTCATATACTCTGCATCCGCAATGACTCTGTTCGCAGATATGCATCAATTCACTGCTCAGACCATCGCTCACATCCATCATGGCGGTAGGACGGATACCTGCCTCACGCAGTTGTGCTATCACATCTCCGCGTGCCTCAGGCTGCAGTTGTCTTTCCAAGAGATATTCCTTGCCGGCGAAATCTGGCTGGAAGTTGCGCATATTCTCTAAGTCTCTGTTCAGAAGAGCCAGTTTCTCGTTATCACCATTTGCTTTAGCCTCAGCCATCTTCTTTCGGATATCTTCTATCTGTCCGTAGTATACAGCCTTTTCGCGTTCCAGCAGTTGAAGTCCCATATAGGCACCGCCCAAGTCGCCCGACACACAGATCAGGTCTGTTTCCTTGGCTCCGTTGCGGTATACGATTTCTTCTTTTGCTGCTTCTCCGATACAAGTAATACTGATGGCTAAACCGGTGAGAGAAGAGGTAGTATCACCTCCCACGATATCTACTCCCCATTTGTCGCATGCCATTCGAAGACCCTTATAGAATTCATCAATGTCTTCTACTTTGAATCGTTTACTCAATGCTATGCTTACTACCATCTGACGTGGGGTTCCGTTCATAGCAAAGATATCACTGATGTTTACCATTGCACTCTTGTAACCCAAGTGAACCATGTCAATATAGGTAAGGTCGAAATGTACGCCCTCCATCAGCATATCTGTAGTCATGAGCACCTCCTTGTCAGGATAATGCATCACGGCACAATCGTCGCCTACACCATAAACTGTAGACTCGTTTTTCTTTTCATAACCTTTGGTGAGATGGTTTATAAGACCGAATTCACCTAACTTTGAGATATCCAAAATAAATAATAGTTTATAATTTATACTTAAGATCTGCGGATGATTTCTCGCATAATCTCTGTCATCTTAGGCTGTGCGGCATTGGCTGCAATCTGCACCTCCTCATGACTGACTTCTACAGGTACATCGAAACCGCCAAGATCGGTGATGATGCTGATGCCGAAAACCTTGATTCCACAATGGCGGGCAACAATCACTTCAGGTACAGTACTCATACCTACGGCGTCACCACCCAATATACGATACATGCGATACTCTGCCGGTGTCTCGAAGGTAGGTCCCTGAACGCCAACATATACGCCATGCTTTGCATCAATTCCCTTCTCCTTAGCGATATCGTCGGCAAGGTCGCGGAGTTTCTTGTCGTATGCTTCGTGCATATCCGGGAAACGTGGACCGGTAGGGAAGTTCTTTCCGCGCAATGGATGTTCTGGGAAGAAGTTGATGTGATCATCGATAATCATCAGGTCTCCAATCTGGAATTCCGGATTCATACCGCCCGAAGCGTTGCTTACAAAGAGGGTTTCAATGCCCAACTCGTACATCACACGTTCTGGGAAGGTTACAGCCTTCATGTCATATCCTTCATAGTAATGGAATCTTCCTTCCATAGCCATGATATCTTTACCTCCTAACTTACCGAAAATCAGTTTGCCTGCATGACCTTGAACGGTAGATACTGGGAAGTTTGGTATTTCACTATATGGAAATTCATAACTGTCAGTTATTTCTGAAGCTAATTGTCCGAGACCGGTTCCCAGTATGATAGCTGTCTTCGGACTTGTTGTCATCCTTTCTTTTAGCCAGGATGCTGTTTCTTGAATTTTTTCGTACATAGCTAATGATTTTGTCGTTAAAATTATCTTCTTGTTCCAGCATGAAACTAACCTTGATAGGCAGTTCGTATATGCTTTTCTTAACTATTTCATAGAGTCCCTCTGTCTCTTTTAGTCTCACGGCATCTTTCTCTGTCGTGATAATCAGACGGGGTTCTGGCATCTGTTCAAACGCCTCGTTGATGCGTGTGATGTCTTTATTCTTGAAGCGATGGTGGTCACCGAAACTCAGCGACTGCATACTCTTGACCATTGGCTTCAGGTCGTGTTCCATCTGCTTAGGCGATGCGATACCAGTAACCAGCAGAGCATGGTAGTTTTTCAACTCCTCCTTGGCTATCTGCTGATCTTCGAAAACTCCCTTTGGCGTATCATAGTTGATGCAGGTGAAGTAGAGCTTCTGGAAAGGGTAAAGGTCCATAGCCTTGGTGAGTACTCGAAATTCCATTGGCTTCAGGTCCTTTGGACATTTAGTGATAATCACAATGTCTGCACGGTTCTTACCGCTTAGAGGTTCTCTCAGTCTTCCTGCCGGCAACATCTTGTCATAGATGATCAGACGGTGGTAATCTACCAGCAGAATGTTGATACCTGGCTTCACATAGCGATGCTGAAAGGCATCATCCAGTAATACTACATCTACATCCTTGGTCGGTTCTTCATTCTGCAACTTTTCGATTCCTCTCACACGCTTAGCGTCTACGGCTACATAGATATCGTCAAACTTGCTGTGCATCTGGAAGGGTTCATCGCCAATCTCTGACATTGTCGTATCTTTATCTGCCAGCACATAGCCACTGGTCTTTCTTTTGTAACCACGTGATAGCACAGCTATCTTAACCTTGTCGTGCAACAAGCGTATCAGATACTCCACATGGGGAGTCTTGCCCGATCCGCCCACCGTGATGTTACCCACAGAAATGATCGGGATTGAGAATGACTGACTCTTTTTCAGTCCGATATCGAAGAGCCAATTGCGAAATCTGACCATGCCGCCATAAATCCAACTCAGTGGTAGCAGCCAGTCGTTGATCTTGATAAGATCGCCTTCTGTTCTCATGTCTGTTTCCTTTCTCTTAAT includes these proteins:
- a CDS encoding endonuclease MutS2; translated protein: MIYPDNFENKIGFNEIRKMLRERCLSPLGKEQVDKMAFSSDAEQVNEWLMQVREFRRLMEEVEDFPLQYFYDVRESILRIRVENSHLEEDELFDLRRSLSTIADMVKILNHSDDDDEPEDGWKREKKYPYPALHRLSQDVVTFPQLIQRIDQILDKFGKIRDNATPELLQIRRELAKTEGSISRTLYSILRSAQSEGIVEKDVTPTLRDGRLVIPVIPTLKRKIKGIVHDESATGKTVFIEPTEVVEANNRVRELEGEERKEIIRILTDFTNKVRPYSKEILDSYRFLAIIDLIQAKQKLADIFKAIEPEVEDHPHIDWTRAIHPLLQLSLQKKNEKVVPLDIMLTQDKRILIISGPNAGGKSVCLKTVGLLQYMLQCGLSIPVSERSKTGVFQNIMIDIGDEQSLENDLSTYSSHLLNMKNMMKAANGETIILIDEFGTGTEPGIGGAIAEAVLDKFCKQQAYGVITTHYQNLKHFADSHEGVVNGAMLYDRHEMKALFQLAIGRPGSSFAIEIARKIGLPEEVIKEASDIVGSEYIQSDKYLQDIVRDKRYWENKRQNIHQREKDMEKTISKYENDIEDIERSRKAILKKAKEEAAELLKESNKRIENAIREIKESQAEKEETRRIRQELDTFKQEVQEIDTKETDDKIARKIAQIQQRKERHAKRQAEKKENQEKAAAALRNAQNKTQADSKREIQIGDTVRIKGLTTVGKIENITGDTATAVFGGMRTKMRLNRLEHATTPVENADKTEERKENLASYGISKETRKTIDSHKSNFHQDLDVRGMRGDEALNAVQYFIDDAILVGMPRVRILHGKGNGILRQLIRQYLSSVPNVTHYADEHVQFGGSGITVVDF
- a CDS encoding radical SAM/SPASM domain-containing protein, producing the protein MTMIDRCYIEITNTCNLNCHFCPKHTRKKRQLSAEEFDLLTDKIRGKVCFLYFHIMGEPLLHPLLPEFINMAREKGFKTVLTSNGTLLPKAMDLLDTLPHKIQLSLHSHESNAKGELASYMNEVMTFSTQAAEKGTCIVLRLWNQGGKDRENEEVMEHIEKFVPKPWKERPDGYRLANNLYLEFDRKFEWPNFDNHIEEKEMIKENQKSGIREEKREVFCKALLKQIGVLADGTLVPCCLDHNGDVALGNLLEQSLEEILASPRAQAMIEGFKHHQATEHLCETCESALVRNSFRGKARS
- the thiD gene encoding bifunctional hydroxymethylpyrimidine kinase/phosphomethylpyrimidine kinase, encoding MKYYTAMTIAGSDSCGGAGVQADIKTMSALGVYAASAITAITVQNTLGVYAIQDINPEIVKGQIEAVMDDIHPDAIKVGMVNDRTTIQAIAEALKRYQGEYQHLIIDPVMVSTSGCRLMQEDALSIFIQELLPLATLLTPNIPEAEILAGMKIQNKEDIQNAALAISKLGCKYVLIKGGHFQGAEKIDYLFEDGKPITSYRGISVNTRNTHGTGCTLSSAITSYLAREMDMNTAIAMAKTYLSGAILAGKDVQIGKGHGPVNHFYEPKALFIK
- a CDS encoding thiamine phosphate synthase — encoded protein: MKWIVITLPDFIENESTYINQLFKAGIDLLHLRKPESNIEECKRLIQEIDKKWHKKIVVHDHFELCQEFHLHGIHLNRRNHEIPEGFQGSISQSCHSFKEVEQALQTISPKTKDEKSAILKPACHYVFLSPIFDSISKKGYKHSFSNKDLEEAGINGIINERVVALGGVTPEYIPQLRAWNFGGIAFLGDVWNRRTDAKWTEYLALIKQKLTPGNAQNTLNSSNIW
- a CDS encoding DUF4199 domain-containing protein, whose protein sequence is MNTENNENQEEKKTSQQMHKVKTIIIDTGKIRQTKAFARQDGAILGAVWIVSFVCTMLAVDPQYQMLGFISNILIIATPFVVAKRLKAFRDYARDGHISFRHAFYYCIQTFFNATLLLTLVQYLWFRFMDTGLFMNQLQTNYQIVAQAYQLTAGESKALLDAVSMMKPIAWASMFMITDLVAGAVLSPIIAAVMAKKDKQQHTK